The following is a genomic window from Oceanithermus desulfurans.
CCCCGACGAGGTGGCGAAGGCCCTCACCGACGAGGTGCAGGAACGGCTCAAGGTGGCCGGGGTGAGGGTGCTCGAGGCCCGCATCAGCCACCTCGCCTACGCACCGGAGATCGCCCAGGCGATGCTGCGCCGGCAGCAGGCCCAGGCCATCATCTCGGCGCGGCGCCTCATCGTCGACGCCGCGGTGGGGATGGTGCAGCAGGCGCTCGAACACCTGGAACGCGAAAACGTGGTCGCCCTCGACGAGGAGAAGAAGGCCGCCATGGTCAACAACCTGATGGTCGTCCTCACCGGCGACCAGGCGGCGAGCCCGATCATTAACACCGGGACGCTGTACGGGTAGAAAATGAGGCAAGAGCGTCGGGATAATAAACGCCTGTGGCCTGTAGCCTGTGGCCTGTGGAGATCCACGCGCGCAACCACGTGCTACAAGCCACAAGCTACAGGCTGCCTTTAGCCATGAAAAAACGCTTCCTCCTCCGGCTCGATCCCAAGGTGTACGATGCCCTCGCCAAGTGGGCGGCCGACGACCTGCGCAGCGTCAACGCCCAAATCGAGTACCTGCTCACCAAGGCGCTGAAGGAAGCGGGCCGCCTCCCACGGGAGGAGGAGCGCAGGGAGACGCAAGGTGAAGACGTTTGACCCCGACCTCGACACCGCCGGTCGGCCGCTGCGCGCCGCCGGCCTGCTCCTCATGGGGGCCGCCCTGGCCTACTACGCCTACGGCACGGCCGCAGGGCTGCCGCTCGGACGGGCGCTGGTGGCGCTGTGGGTCTTTCTGATCGTGGCCTTCTTCGTGGGGTTGCTTTGGTGGATGCCGGCGCGGCTGCGGTACCGGCTCTCGGACCGGGACCTGGAGATCCAGCACTTCCTGGGCCGCCGCCGCATCCAGCTCGAGAACCTGCGCGAGGTCCACGAGGTAACCTTCGCGCTGGGCCGCCGCAGCGGCAGCGCCGCGCTGCCGGGGTACTACGTGGGGCGGTTCCAGAGCAACCTGGGCCGCCTCACCGCCTACACCGGCCGGGCCGCGGGCGAGGGGGTCCTGCTCGTGCTCCACACCGGCGAGCAGGTGCTGCTCGCCCCCAAGCGGGCCCGGCTGATGCTGGCGCAGCTGCGCAGCGCGCTCCCCGAGGGCGCCGAGGAGGCCTGATGAACCAAGCCGACCGAGCCGTAACCGTAACCATCGTCCTCAGCTGGCTGTTGTTCGCGGTCTACTACACGCAGGTGGGGACGCTGAACAGCCCCTGGTTCCTGGGGTTCAGCCTGGTCTACATGTGGATCCCGGGAATCGTCGCTCTGGTGCTCGCCCGGCGCGAGGGGCTGCGCCTCCGCCTCTGGGCGCGACCCAACCGCTGGTGGCTGGCCGCCTGGCTGCTGCCGGTGCTCTTCAGCCTGGCCAGCATCGCCGCCAGCCTGCCCCTCGACGAGTACGTAGGGCTTGCCCAAGTCCGCGAGGCGATCGCGGCCCGGAGCGGAGCCGAGGCGGCGAGCCTGCCCGAGTGGGCCTTGTGGACGGCGCTGATCGTCCAGGCGCTGCTGGCCGGCGCGACGATCAACCTGCTCTTCGCGCTGGGCGAAGAGCTGATGTGGCGCGGCTACCTCTGGGAGCGCACCCGCGAGCTGGGGTTCTGGCCCGCCTCGCTCTACATCGGCGTGGTCTGGGGTGCCTGGCACGCGCCGCTCGTTTACTTCCTGGGCTACAACTACCCCGACCACCGCTTCCTGGGGGTCTTCTTCATGGTGGTCTTCGCGGTGCTGCTCACCCCCTGGATGCTCTACCTGCGCGATAAAGGCGGGGCGGTCGCGGTGCCGGCCCTCTTCCACGGCACCCTGAACGCCGTGGCCGGCCTGCCCTTGCTCGTTTTCGCGGGCAGCGCCGACCCCCTAAACCGCACGAACGACCTGCTCGTGGGCCTTACCGGTCTGGGCGGCTTCGTGGTGCTGGCGCTGGCAAACCTCTACCTGAGGCGCCTGGTGCCGCCGGATCGGGAAAGCGCAGGCTGAACAGCGGTCTTCACAGCTCCGGGAGTCTGCTGTTAATATCTTTTAATTCCGAGTAAAATTTTTTTGCTTTCTCTAGTCGCTCCGGTGTTGCTTTACGAGGCTTACGACGACTGGTTTCCTCCCAAGGGTCTTCGTACCCCTCTTCTTTTTTTAAATACAATGCTGTCGCCGCCAATTCTAGCGTGATGGAGTCTGTTTCATTCATTTTCTTTAGCAGTAAGTTTTGCTCATCAGCTTCGGTCGCATCATCAAGTGTCTTTTTAACTATTTCATATATTGAATATTTTCTCTTTCCATCAGCTGTTAGAGATTCAGTATGTTTGACTATACCCATTGCTGTTGCTATTTCAATGTGATTTGACAGATCTTCGCTGTATGGCCCATAGTGGAAGTATACATAGTCATAACCCATATCGATTCCGGCCGCCTCCATGATATAAACCATTTTCTGAAGCCTAGTTTTACCTACGACTCTCCCACCTGCCTTCTCTATAATTGATACCACCTTCTTAGGGCTGATCACGGGTTTAATCATTTTGCCTCCTTGATCGCTTGCTCGACCGCACGTTTGGATATGTCCATTACTATACCATAACCATCATTGTCCCCCCTGTCTACGTAAGCCCTAAAAAGGTCCAACTTGTACGGCCTGGTGACTACAACAGGGGACTCTAATGCAATATCCTGTACTTCTCCATGCACATCCTCAATAAATATCTGACTAAAATTAGGAGTCTTGTTATATTCATAGAGCTTTCGGGACTTGCCGTCTATTAATATTCTTGGTTGTTCTTTAGACAGTGCAGAATTGTATTGTTCAATTTCATTTATCACGTAGTTTTTTACGAGAGTGGATATACTAGGCATAATCTCATCAAATACACCTTTGTCTCTGAGCATTTGTTTTACTAATAGATGAATATCTATAGCTTTATATAAATTACGTTCTAATAATTGCTTAGCTAATTTAGATATTCTTAGTATATCGGACTCTGCCAAGTAGTAGAGGCTATTCCAGAATACAGTGTCATCCAATTGCAGGATGTTATCTATATTCTTAGGTTCGTTGACGAAATTGACATATTGGTGGTTCTCAGGTAAACCAAGCCTCTTGACGCCAGATGCTCCCTCACTTTTAATTATCTTAAATACTTCGGTAAGCAAAGCGGTGAACATACTTTCTGCAGCACGAACTGCTTTATGAAAATACACAGTTGGATACAGCTGAAAAAGCGAGAGAACATAAGTTTCTGCAGCATATATAGCTTTTCTATTCAAAGTAAGCGTAGTTAGTTCGCTGTAACGCTCTCCGTCCTCAGAGTACAAAGGGATTATGCCGATCTCCATATTCGATAGCAGCCAGGTAAAGTCTATTGCGCTGTTCTGAATCCCTACCATAAGTCTATCCCGCTGCATGTAATCTAGGCGGTCTGCATCAAATTGACTCGATACAATAGCGTCATAGATATCCTCTGGCTCTTTGGAAATGACGTTTGCGACATCGTCAGGAAAGCCGCTACCCAGGCTTGATAACACGTCAGCAATCTCGCTATCCGTAATAAGTCGCCTACTTTTCTCCTCGTGGCTTATACTGTCTACCTTAGTAATAGCAAGCACATCTTCGAATGCATGACTGAACATACCATGGCCAACATCGTGCAGCAAAGCTGCGGCCAGAACAATATTGGCCTTAGTAGCTGAAAAATTAATATCCAGTCTCCTTTTGATTATATTTATTAGTTTCCTTGCTATATGAAATGTTCCTATACTATGGATAAACCTAGTATGTGTGGCTCCAGGATACACAAGATCAGTAAAACCAAGCTGTTTGATTCTTCTGAGTCTTTGGAAGGGTCTAGTTTGAATGACTCTCCACATGTGGTATTCAAATTCTGTATTATCAAATTCAATTAGATTATGCACCGGATCTCTTATTCTCTGTGGTTTCCTCGTCACATGAATCGCCTCTGGTGTCATATTACAAATGTAATAGCATGTTTAATGTTCATTTTCAACAGTGGTAACAGTGGTACAGTTGGTCCTGGCACAGGCGCTCTTGTTCCCAAGGCTTTGCAGCGGAGAGTATTGCTAGAGGGCTTTGTTTTAGGCGCTCAGCTCACGGTGATAATAGCTGTACAAACGATATAGCGCGCGGCTTAGATTGCTACATTGCTCGAGCTGAGTGCTGACCCATATCCCTAGTGTTAGACGCACGGAACTTACCATGCCACTCTTTGATTGTGAAGCGCGAAAGCCATAGACTGAAGGGGGAGGCCGCAATGAAAGCCCTTTTGCGCCGCAGGTCGCCGGTACTGGCTCTGGCGATGCTGGCCCTATTTGCGTGGGCCCAGCCGCAGGACGTCCCCTGGCCGGTCGACACCGCCCAACCCGACTGGGACTACGGTTTCTGGTTCGACAAGAACACGGCGCGCTGGCAAACGTTCGCCCCGGCCCATCCCGAGCTGCGGGCGCTGGCCGTCTACGTCGACCGAATGGGGGACCCGGGTACGGTCGTGGTGGAGCTGCAAGACCCCGACGGCCAAGCGCTCGCGCGGGTCAGCGGCAAACCCGAAAGGGGAGGCTGGCTCTACCTGCCCTTCGAAAAGGCCGTCCGGGTGACCCCCGGCAGGCTCTACCGGATCTACGTATACAGCGACCGGGTATCGCCCAATCCCAGGCAGCGGTTCTTCTGGCGGGGAATCCGGTCGAGCCGCTTCTGCCCGGTCTGCACGACCGACGTCGCCAGTGGCTGGCCGCAGTTCCGCTACGCCTTCGTCGTCTACGCTTCCCGCTGAACCCGCTTGCCCGGGGCCCGCGGCCGCGGTTATAGTAAGCGCAATGAAACGCTTCGCCGTTCGCTTCTGGTGGTGGCCCGGTTAACCCCGGGGCGGACGGCCTGTGCTTGATTCCCGGGGCGATGCACACCGGGAGTTTTTATTTTGCTTGCCAAGGAGATGACGATGAAGACGAAACCCGTGGTCAAGACCCTGCTCGCCGATCTGGAAACGCCGGTGACCGCCTACCTGAAGCTGGCCGAGAAAGCGCCGGTAAGTTTCCTGCTCGAGTCGGTGGAGGCGGGCAAGCGCTGGAGCCGCTACTCGATCATCGGCGTCGGGGCCAGGCGCACCTTCCGGCTGAGGGACGGCGCCTTCACCATCGACGGCACCGAGGTAAAGGCCGAGGACCCGCTGGCCACGCTCTACCACGCGGTGCATCGCGAGGTGGAAAACGGTCACGAGCTGCCGCCCTTCTGGGGCGGGGCGGTGGGCTACGTGGCCTACGACCTGGTGCGCTACTACGAAGAGCTGCCCGACGCCAACCCCGACGAGATCGGCGCGCCCGACCTGCTCTTCGTCGAGCCCGAACTGGTGGTGGTCTTCGACCACCTGAAGCAGGTGCTGCACCTCGTGGCCCCGGCGCTGGGCGACGGCCCCTCGGCCGCCGCCCGCGCCCGGGAGCTGCTGGACGCCGCCGAGCGCAGGCTGCGGGGGCCGCTGCCGGGGGTGCCGGGCGGGCGCGGCGGGCGCAAGACCGCGTTCCGCGCTAACCTGAGCCCTGCGGACTACGCCCGCATCGTCGAAAAAAGCAAGGAGTACATCCGCGCCGGCGACATCTTCCAGGTGGTGCCCTCGGTGCGCTTCACCGCCGAGCTGGGGGTGCACCCCTTCGCCCTCTACCGGGCGCTCAGGAGCGTCAACCCCAGCCCCTACATGGGCTACCTTGACCTGGGCGAGGTGACGCTCGTCTCGGCCAGCCCCGAGAGCCTGCTGCGCGCCGAAGGCCGCCGCGTGACCACCCGCCCCATCGCCGGCACCCGGCCGCGCGGGGCTACGCCCGAGGAGGACCGGGCGCTGGCCGAGGAGCTGCTGGCCGACGAGAAGGAGCGCGCCGAGCACGTGATGCTGGTGGACCTGAGCCGCAACGACCTCGGCCGGGTGGCCAAGCACGGAAGCGTTCGGGTGGAGGAGTTGATGCGGGTGGAGCATTACTCACACGTCATGCACATCGTCAGCACCGTGACCGGGGAGCTGGAAGAGGGCAAGACGCCGCTCGACGCGCTGGCGAGCGTGATTCCGATGGGCACGGTCAGCGGCGCGCCCAAGATTCGGGCGATGGAGATCATCGACGAACTCGAGCCCACCCGCCGCGGCCCCTACGGCGGCGCCTTCGGCTACATCGCCTACGACGGCGCCATGGACGTGGCGCTGACGCTGCGCACCTTCGTGATCGCCGGCGGCAAAGTGCACGTCCAGGCGGGGGCCGGCGTGGTGGCCGACAGCGACCCCGAGCGCGAGTACCAGGAGTGCGTGAACAAGGCGAAGGCGTTGATGAGAGCAGTCGAATTGGCAGAGAAGGGGTTGTGAGGGTGGAAAGACGAATTAGCCTGTGGCTTGTAGCTTGTAGCTTGTGGAAAAACCATTCGATCAATCCCACAGGCTACGGGCCCCTGGCCACGGGCTCTTCTCGCTTGCGGCTTGTGACTCGTGGCTTGTGGAAAAACCATCCAATCGAGTCCGCAGACTACAAGCCACAGGCTACGGGCCGTCCGTGGAGGTGTTTGAATGCCTGAAAGCGTCGAAAACCTTCGCATCTGGCAGGAAGGTATGCAACTGGCCAAAGACATTTACCGGGCCTCGAGTTCCTGGCCCAAAGAAGAGGTTTATGGCTTAACTACCCAGGTGCGCCGGGCCGTTGTTTCCATTCCCGCCAACCTGGCCGAGGGCGTCGGCCGCGGCACGGCCGCCGAGCTTTCACGGTATTCGCGGATTGCACTGGGAAGCGCTTACGAATTGGGTACGCTGCTTAGGCTCGCGCGCGATTTTGGCTACTTGGCGCATGCAAACTTCGAGGAACTGAACGTGCGCGTTTCGTCCCTTGCCAAGCAAATCTCCGCCTTCATCTCCTACCAGGAGGGCCGCAAATGAAAGGCAAGAAACCACAGGCCACAGGCCACGAGCTACAGGCTGAAGAGGTGCCCCCCACCTCCCACCCCCTATCCCCCGCCCCCCACCTCCTGCTCATCGACAACTACGACTCCTTCACCTACAACCTCGCCGACTACCTGGGTCAGCTGGGGGCGCGGCTGACCGTCTGGCGCAACGACAAGTTCGCGCTCGAGGACGTGGAGCGGCTGGCCCCCGACGCCGTGGTCATCTCGCCGGGACCGGGCACGCCCGAGGAGGCGGGGCTCTCGATCCCGCTCGTCCGGGAGTACGCCCCCAGGCTACCCATCCTCGGCGTCTGCCTGGGCCACCAGGCCATCGGCGCCGCCTTCGGCGCGAAGGTGGTGCCGGCACCGCGCATCATGCACGGCAAGACCAGCCCCATCGAGCACTCGGGGCAGGGCATCTTCATGGGGCTGCCCAACCCCTTCACCGCCACCCGCTACCACTCGCTGGTCATCGACGATCTGCCCGGCAAGCTCGAGGTGCTGGCCTGGACGCCCGAGGAAGGGCAGCAGACCGTGCAGGCGGTGCGCCACGTGCGCTTCCCCACGGTCGGCGTGCAGTTCCACCCCGAGAGCATTCTCACCGAGCTGGGGCTGCAGCTCTTGGCCAACTGGCTCGGCGAGGTCGGGCTGTTCTGGAAGACCCACCCACGGGAGGAGGAGCAATGAACGCGTTGCACAAGGTACTCGACGGCAAGACCCTGACCCAGGACGAAGCCCGGGCGCTGATGGGCCGGATGATGGCCGGCGAGCTCAGCCCGGTGCAGACGGCGGCGCTGCTCGCGGCGCTCAAGGTGCGCGGCGAAACGCCCGACGAGATCGCCGGCTTCGCCCACGCCATGCGCGAGGCGGCGCGGCCGGTGCAGGTGAAGGGCGAACTGGTGGACGTGGTGGGCACCGGCGGCGACGGCGCGGGCACCTTCAACATCTCGACCACCGTCGCCTTCGTGCTGGCGGCGGCGGGCCTGCGGGTCGCCAAGCACGGCAACCGCGCCGCCAGCTCCAAGAGCGGCTCGGCCGACCTGCTCGAGGCCCTGGGGGTGAACATCGAGCTGGAGCCAGAGCGGGTGGCCCGGGTGATCGAGGAGGTGGGCATCGGCTTCCTCTTCGCCCGTACCCACCACCCGGCCATGCGCCACGTCGCCCCGGTGCGGGCCGAGCTGAAGACCCGCACCGTCTTCAACGTGCTGGGGCCGCTCACCAACCCGGCGCGGGCGCGGTACTTCCTGCTGGGCGTCTACGGCCCCGAACTGCTCGAGCCCATGGCCTACGCCCTGGCCGAACTGGGGGTGAAGGGGGCGTGGGTGGTCCATTCGCGCGGCACCGACGAGCTGACGTTGGGCGAAAACGAGGTGGTGGAGCTCCGGGACGGGCGCACCCGGCGCTTCAGCTTCCGCGCCGCCGACTACGGTCTGGAAGAGGCCCCGCTGGAAGCGCTGGCCGGGGGCACGCCCGAAGAGAACGCCGCGCTGACCCGCCGCATCCTCAGCGGCCAGGAAGCCGGGCCCAAGCGCGACGTGGTGGCGCTCAACGCCGCCGCCGCGCTGGTGGCCGCGGGCCGGGCCGCTGCGCTGGAAGAGGGGCTCGAGCAGGCGGGCAAGGTGCTGTACAGCGGCGCGGCGCTGGAGGTGCTCGAACGCCTGGTCGCGGCCACGCAGGGGTAAACCGCGGACCGCCGCGGGCCGGGCCCGCGGCGGTCCAGATCATGTAACAGCCAGGGGCTACGGAGCGGTGTAGGTGTCCCGGTCCCCAGCGATCCGAGCGGACTCGCCCGCAGGAAGCCCGAAAAGGCTGTCCTCGGTCGAGAGGTCGAACATCTCGGAGGTCGTCAGAGACGAATAAAATGCGCTGCTGTTTACGCTCACGGTGTCCCCGCTCGCCGGGGCGAAGCCGGTAAACCCGGTCAGACCCGTCAGATCGGGCAGGGTGTACGACGTCGCGCTCGCTAAGAAGCCCGTCGACACCATCGCGCTGAGGGTCTTGGTCGCCCAGCTCATGGTGATGCCGTACATGCGCAGCTGCGGGTCGCTGACACTCAGCCCGCTGATCGTGGGGAAGGTGTCGGAACTGACCGTGACGCTAAAGGGTGCGGGCAGATCAG
Proteins encoded in this region:
- a CDS encoding anthranilate synthase component II; translation: MKGKKPQATGHELQAEEVPPTSHPLSPAPHLLLIDNYDSFTYNLADYLGQLGARLTVWRNDKFALEDVERLAPDAVVISPGPGTPEEAGLSIPLVREYAPRLPILGVCLGHQAIGAAFGAKVVPAPRIMHGKTSPIEHSGQGIFMGLPNPFTATRYHSLVIDDLPGKLEVLAWTPEEGQQTVQAVRHVRFPTVGVQFHPESILTELGLQLLANWLGEVGLFWKTHPREEEQ
- a CDS encoding DUF4082 domain-containing protein translates to MKALLRRRSPVLALAMLALFAWAQPQDVPWPVDTAQPDWDYGFWFDKNTARWQTFAPAHPELRALAVYVDRMGDPGTVVVELQDPDGQALARVSGKPERGGWLYLPFEKAVRVTPGRLYRIYVYSDRVSPNPRQRFFWRGIRSSRFCPVCTTDVASGWPQFRYAFVVYASR
- the trpD gene encoding anthranilate phosphoribosyltransferase, translating into MNALHKVLDGKTLTQDEARALMGRMMAGELSPVQTAALLAALKVRGETPDEIAGFAHAMREAARPVQVKGELVDVVGTGGDGAGTFNISTTVAFVLAAAGLRVAKHGNRAASSKSGSADLLEALGVNIELEPERVARVIEEVGIGFLFARTHHPAMRHVAPVRAELKTRTVFNVLGPLTNPARARYFLLGVYGPELLEPMAYALAELGVKGAWVVHSRGTDELTLGENEVVELRDGRTRRFSFRAADYGLEEAPLEALAGGTPEENAALTRRILSGQEAGPKRDVVALNAAAALVAAGRAAALEEGLEQAGKVLYSGAALEVLERLVAATQG
- a CDS encoding four helix bundle protein, coding for MPESVENLRIWQEGMQLAKDIYRASSSWPKEEVYGLTTQVRRAVVSIPANLAEGVGRGTAAELSRYSRIALGSAYELGTLLRLARDFGYLAHANFEELNVRVSSLAKQISAFISYQEGRK
- the trpE gene encoding anthranilate synthase component I is translated as MKTKPVVKTLLADLETPVTAYLKLAEKAPVSFLLESVEAGKRWSRYSIIGVGARRTFRLRDGAFTIDGTEVKAEDPLATLYHAVHREVENGHELPPFWGGAVGYVAYDLVRYYEELPDANPDEIGAPDLLFVEPELVVVFDHLKQVLHLVAPALGDGPSAAARARELLDAAERRLRGPLPGVPGGRGGRKTAFRANLSPADYARIVEKSKEYIRAGDIFQVVPSVRFTAELGVHPFALYRALRSVNPSPYMGYLDLGEVTLVSASPESLLRAEGRRVTTRPIAGTRPRGATPEEDRALAEELLADEKERAEHVMLVDLSRNDLGRVAKHGSVRVEELMRVEHYSHVMHIVSTVTGELEEGKTPLDALASVIPMGTVSGAPKIRAMEIIDELEPTRRGPYGGAFGYIAYDGAMDVALTLRTFVIAGGKVHVQAGAGVVADSDPEREYQECVNKAKALMRAVELAEKGL
- a CDS encoding CPBP family intramembrane glutamic endopeptidase is translated as MNQADRAVTVTIVLSWLLFAVYYTQVGTLNSPWFLGFSLVYMWIPGIVALVLARREGLRLRLWARPNRWWLAAWLLPVLFSLASIAASLPLDEYVGLAQVREAIAARSGAEAASLPEWALWTALIVQALLAGATINLLFALGEELMWRGYLWERTRELGFWPASLYIGVVWGAWHAPLVYFLGYNYPDHRFLGVFFMVVFAVLLTPWMLYLRDKGGAVAVPALFHGTLNAVAGLPLLVFAGSADPLNRTNDLLVGLTGLGGFVVLALANLYLRRLVPPDRESAG
- a CDS encoding PH domain-containing protein, encoding MKTFDPDLDTAGRPLRAAGLLLMGAALAYYAYGTAAGLPLGRALVALWVFLIVAFFVGLLWWMPARLRYRLSDRDLEIQHFLGRRRIQLENLREVHEVTFALGRRSGSAALPGYYVGRFQSNLGRLTAYTGRAAGEGVLLVLHTGEQVLLAPKRARLMLAQLRSALPEGAEEA
- a CDS encoding HD domain-containing protein; amino-acid sequence: MTRKPQRIRDPVHNLIEFDNTEFEYHMWRVIQTRPFQRLRRIKQLGFTDLVYPGATHTRFIHSIGTFHIARKLINIIKRRLDINFSATKANIVLAAALLHDVGHGMFSHAFEDVLAITKVDSISHEEKSRRLITDSEIADVLSSLGSGFPDDVANVISKEPEDIYDAIVSSQFDADRLDYMQRDRLMVGIQNSAIDFTWLLSNMEIGIIPLYSEDGERYSELTTLTLNRKAIYAAETYVLSLFQLYPTVYFHKAVRAAESMFTALLTEVFKIIKSEGASGVKRLGLPENHQYVNFVNEPKNIDNILQLDDTVFWNSLYYLAESDILRISKLAKQLLERNLYKAIDIHLLVKQMLRDKGVFDEIMPSISTLVKNYVINEIEQYNSALSKEQPRILIDGKSRKLYEYNKTPNFSQIFIEDVHGEVQDIALESPVVVTRPYKLDLFRAYVDRGDNDGYGIVMDISKRAVEQAIKEAK